The genomic window GATTACGGCGATCGTTTCGCAAAACGGCAACGCATACGAAGAAGGTTTGAGCGACGGATGGGACCCGATCCGCGCGTACTGGCAGGAGCCGTCGCAAGCGAATCGCGATGCGCTGCGCCCGCTGCTCACGGAGCAAACAACGCAGTGGCAGTACACACACGGCGTGCCGGACGCATCAGCCGTGTCACCCGATGGTTATTCGCTCGACGACTACTACATGAACCGCCACGGCGCACATGAAGTGCAGCTCGATCTGTTCGGCGATTACCGCAGCAACGTCGGGCTTTATCCCGCGTTTCAGGCTTATTTCCGCAAGCATCAACCGAAACTCCTCGCCGTGTGGGGCAAGAACGATCCGTTCTTCCTGCCGCCGGGCGCGGAAGCATTCAAGCGCGACATCCCGCATGCGGATGTGCGCTTCTTCGATACGGGCCACTTCGCGCTCGAAACGCACGCGACAGAGATCGCGGCGGCCATCGGCGAATTCCTCGCCTGATAAAACGCGCTTACCTCGGCGCTCATCCACCAAAGGAGCAACATCATGCGTGCAATCGTTCTGGAAAAGTTCGGCGGTCTCGACAGCCTCGTCTATGCCGAGATCCCCGAGCCGGAACCGCTGGAAGGACATGTCGTCATCGAGATCAAGGCGTTCGGCATCAATCACGCCGAGATGCACATGCGGCGCGGCGAATGGGCCGAAGCGGCGAAAGTGAGCGGCATCGAATGCGTGGGCATTGTGAAGTCGTGTCCGGGCGGCGAGTTTCCGGTCGGCGCAAAAGTGGCCGCGCTGATGGGCGGGCTCGGCCGCACGATCAACGGCAGCTATGCGCAATTCACGCGTGCGCCGGTGTCGAATGTCGCGCTGATCGAATCGGACTTGCCTTGGGCCGAACTCGCCGCGCTGCCCGAAACGTATGCAACCGCGTGGACGTGCCTCTTTCGCAACCTTGAAATCAAGGCAGGGCAAACGGTCGTGATTCGCGGCGCGACGTCATCGTTCGGACAGGCGGCCGTCAATCTCGCGGTCAATGCGGGCGCAAAAGTGATCGCGACCACGCGTAGCCAAGCGCGCTTCGCCAAGCTCGAAGCGATGGGCGTGACGCGCGTCGAAGTCGAAGGGCCGGACTTGAGCAAGCGAATGGCGGAAGCGAAGCAGATCGACGCCGTGCTCGATCTCGTCGGCAACAGCACGATTCTCGATTCGCTCGCGATGTTGCGACGCGGCGGCCGCGCGTGTCTCGCGGGCTGGCTCGGCGGCCTCGCGCCGATCGCCGATTTCAATCCGCTGCTGCAAATGTCGAGCGGCGTGTATCTGAGCTTCTTCGGCAGCTTCGTGTTCGGCACGCCGGGCTTTCCACTCTCGGATGTGCCGTTGCAGGCCATTGCCGCCGACGTCGCCGCAGGCCGCTTCGACGCGAAGCCGTCGCGCGTATTTACCTTCGACGAGATTCACGAAGCGCATCGCGTGATGGAAGCGAATGAAGCGAACGGCAAGATGGTCGTCGTTCATTGAGCCGGGAGCGAACATATGTCCACCAAAGTAGCTATCGTCACGGGCGCGAGTCAGGGTATCGGGCGCTCGACTGCAATCAGGCTCGCACGCGATTTCGACTCGATCGTGCTGGTCGCGCGCAATCGCGCCAATCTCGAAGAGACTGCGGACGCCGTCGAGAAAGCGGGCGCGCGGACGCTTGCAATCGATATCGATCTTGCGCAACGTGAAGCCGCGCAAAAGATCGTCGATGACACGCTCGCGAGCTTCGGGCGCATCGACGCGTTGCTCAATATCGCGGGCGCGGTGCCGCAAATCGATCTGTTCGACATGACCGACGAGCAATGGGATGCGGGGTTCGCATTGAAGCTGCACGGCGCACGGCGCTTGACGGCTGCGGCGTGGCCGTCGTTGAAGGCAGCGGCCGGATCGGTCGTGCTGATGTCGGGCAACTCCGCGTTGTTTCCGAAGGCGCCCTATGCGGCGGTCGGCACGATCAACGCGGCAATTATCGCGTTGGCGAAGGCATTTTCCGATCGCGGCATTACAGACGGCGTGCAGGTCAACAGCGTGCTGCCGGGTCCCGTGATGACCGGGCGGCGACGCTCGTATCTCGAACACTGGGCGCCGCTGCACAACATGACGGTCGAAGAAGCGACGGCGCGTTTTCCCGCCGAAGCGGGCATCGCGCGATACGGCGCACCGGAAGAGATCGCGGAATTGATGGCGTTCCTCGTCTCTCCCGCGGCCAAATGGATGACCGGCAGCACGTTGCGTATGGACGGCGGCGAAGTCAAATCTGTGTGAGGTACAGGGCCGGGGGTGTGTTTCCCCGGCCCTTCGCTTTACTGCGACATCGCGCCCGAAGCGGGATGATCCATCTTCATCGAGTCATGCTTCTTCATCTTGTCGTTCTTGCTCATCGAGTCCTTCGACATCGAGCCCTTGCTCATGCTGTCCTTGCTCATGCTGTCTTTGCTCATGGCATCGTGCGACATTGCGTCGTTGCTCATCGCGCCGCTTGCCTGCGCGAATGCGGCGGATGCGCCGAGGGTCATCATCGTGGCGAACACTGCGGTCATCAGTCGTTTCATTGCTCTGCTCCTTCGGGGTTAAAAAAAGAATGCGGCACGGCGATCAGGAACCGCCGAACCAGTTGTAGCCCTGGTCGACCCAGTAGCCGCCGGGATAGGTATTGGTCACGAACATCTCGACGATATGCTTCGGGTTCTTGTAGCCGAGCTTCGTCGGCATGCGCAGCTTCATCGGATAGCCGTACTTCGCAGGCAGGCGCTCGCCGTCGTATTCGAACGTGAGCAGCGTCTGCGAATGCAGCGCGGTCGGCATGTCGATGCTCTCGTAGTAATCGTCCGCGCAGCGAAAGCCCACGTACTTCGCGGTCGTGTCCGCGCCGACGCGACGCAGGAACTCGGAGAACGGCGTGCCGCCCCAGCGCCCGATCGCACTCCATCCTTCCACGCAGATATGACGCGTGATCTGCTCCGCATGCGGCAATGCATACAGCTCGGGCAAGGTCCATACGCGCTGTCCCGTCACGAGCCCGCCGACCTTCAGGCGATAGTCGCCGCCGTCCACGTGCGGCACATCATCGATGCCGTAATACGCGTTGAACGGGAACGGCCGCGTCAATTGCAGTTCGGTGTAGGTTGGCGCGAGACGCGTCGGATCGAACAGCAGCGCCTGCGCGCGATCGTTCAGGCGCGAGACCGCGGTGAGGAATTTGTTGACCGAATCATCGTCGGTGATCGAGCAGCCGGTCAGGAGCGACAGGCCGCCCAAGGTCAGCATGCGTTTGCCGAACAAGCGTCGCGAAGGCATGTCGAGTTCGCGGCGTGCATCGGCGAGTATCGATGCGCGATCGAGCCGCATGATTTTCTTGTCGTCGGATTTCATGGCGTGTTCCTGTATTCGGCTAGCGGCCGCGCAGCATGGTCAGAAAGGAGCGCGGCACGAGCGCAACCATCGCAACGTGCACGACCACGAACGCGGCCATCACCGCCATCGCGCAGAAATGGACGATGCGCGCGTTGTCATAGCCGCCCATCAACTCGCGCAGCAACGGAAACTGCACCGACTTCCAGATCGCGAGACCCGACAGCACGAGCACCATCAGATCGATCACGACGACGAGATACGCAAGCTTCTGCACCGCGTTGTACTGTTCGAGATTCGTGTGCGACAACTTCCCGGTGAGCGCGGCCAGCAGATCGCGCAGCACGGCGCGCGGCGAAAGCGGAAAGAACTTCATGCGAAAGCGGCCGCTCGCGAGATTGAGCGCGAGATACGCGATGCCGTTGAAGACCAGCAGCCACATCGCCGCGAAATGCCATTGCAGCGCGCCGCCGAGCCAGCCGCCGAGCGTGATGGACGGCGGTATGACGAAACCCCGGAAAATCGGCGAGGCGTCGTAGATGCGCCAGCCCGAAAACATCATGATCAACGCGGCGAGCGCATTGAGCCAATGCGTGACGCGCAGCCATACCGGATGAATCGGCGGCGCGCGGCGCGTGGTGTCCTGCGCTGGTGTAAGGGTCGTTTGCATGTGGATCACCGTGATGAAACGTCGGATACAAGTGAATTCGTCGCGAGCCCGCAATCGGTTACAGCGACGCGAAAATTTTCATGCGCGCTGTAACCATCCGGGGCGAACGAACGAATTAAAGGGAGAGACGGCAAGGAGATTTATCATGCGAATCCGCGCGACATGCAAGACGCTTTCGCAATGAAAGAGCTGGACGGCGACAGCCCGCTCCCGACGGTTGTGCTTGCTATGGTGGCTATTGCGGCGCACCACGGCTTCGGCTATTCTGAAACGACCGATCTAAAACTCGGTCTTCCCGGACTCGCCCATACAGGAACCATTTTGCAAGAAGCGGAAAGCCGCCTGAAAGCGCTCTTCGTCGCGGGGCTGGCCGGCGATCAGAATGCGTATCGCGGTTTCCTGCAAGCGCTTACGCGGCATCTGCGCGGCTACTTGCGCAAGCGCCTTCCGCAGCATCACGCCGACGTCGAAGATCTCGTTCAGGAGATTCTGCTCGCCGTGCACAATGCGCGTCACACCTACCGCACGGACGAACCGTTGACCGCCTGGCTGCACGCGATCGCCCGTTACAAGCTGATGGATTTCTTCCGCTCTCGCGCGCGCCGCGAATCTCTGCATGATCCGCTCGACGATCACGCCGAGTTCCTGGCCGTCATCGACGACGAACCCGCGCAGGCGCGGCACGATATCGGCAAATTACTCGATGATCTTCCCGACAAGCAGCGCCTGCCGATTGTGCATATGAAGTTGGAAGGGCTGTCCGTCACCGAAACCGCGCGCATGACGGGACTTTCCGAATCCGCCGTGAAAGTCGGCGTGCATCGCGGCCTCAAGGCGCTTGCCGCGCGCATCCGGGGGTTGCGATGAAGACCGACGACCTCATTGGCTTGCTGTCGACTCAGGTAACGCGCATCGATCGCGGCACGGTCGCGCGGCGGTTCGCAACGGCGTTGCCCTTGGGCGCGCTCGGCTCGGTGATTCTCATGGCCATCGTGTTCGGCGTGCGGCCGGATCTCGCCAGCATCGCGCGCACGCCCATGTTCTGGGCAAAGGTCGCGTATCCGTTCGTCGTCGCGGTCGGTGCGTTGATCGCCGTCTCGCGGCTCGGGCGACCGGGCGCACGCGCGGGTTACGCGTGGGCGCTCGTCGGCTTGCCTTTTGTCGCGGTGTGGCTGGCGGGCTGGCTCGTCGTCCAGAGCGCGGCGCCGGGCGAACGCTTGCCTATCGTGCTCGGCCAGTCGTGGCGCACCTGCCCGTTCAACATTCTGCTGTTGTCGGTGCCCACCTTGCCCGCCGTCTTCTGGGCGATGAAGAGCCTCGCGCCCACGCGTCTGCGTCTCGCGGGCGCGGTCGCGGGCCTGCTTGCGAGCGCGATCGCCACGGTCGCCTATTGTCTGCATTGCCCGGAGATGAGTCCGGCGTTCTGGAGCGTGTGGTATGCAATCGGGATGATGCTGCCCGTGTGCATCGGCGCGTGGTTCGGGCCGCGATTCCTGCGCTGGTGATCAGGCGCTGCGGCGCGTGCGTTGCTTCTTTGGATTCGTGCTGACGCCGATCATCGCGAGCACCGGGCGCACCGCGCCTTCGAGCAACGCACGCTGCGGAGCCACGCGCGCAAGCACGCGCAGACCCATCAGCGACGCAAGCAGCGCCTTCGCCATGTCGGCGGTATGCAGGTTGGCGGGAATCGAGCCGTCGCGCTGGCCGGCCGCCACGCAGCGTTCGAAGAAGCCTTCAATGTCCTTCAGCACGCGGCTCAGCACGCGATGAAACTGCTTATCATGGGGTGCCAGTTCCATCGCCGAATTGACGA from Caballeronia insecticola includes these protein-coding regions:
- a CDS encoding SDR family oxidoreductase, whose amino-acid sequence is MSTKVAIVTGASQGIGRSTAIRLARDFDSIVLVARNRANLEETADAVEKAGARTLAIDIDLAQREAAQKIVDDTLASFGRIDALLNIAGAVPQIDLFDMTDEQWDAGFALKLHGARRLTAAAWPSLKAAAGSVVLMSGNSALFPKAPYAAVGTINAAIIALAKAFSDRGITDGVQVNSVLPGPVMTGRRRSYLEHWAPLHNMTVEEATARFPAEAGIARYGAPEEIAELMAFLVSPAAKWMTGSTLRMDGGEVKSV
- a CDS encoding pentapeptide MXKDX repeat protein, producing MKRLMTAVFATMMTLGASAAFAQASGAMSNDAMSHDAMSKDSMSKDSMSKGSMSKDSMSKNDKMKKHDSMKMDHPASGAMSQ
- a CDS encoding alpha/beta fold hydrolase, with the protein product MSTLAHRHIDVDGFNVFYREAGPKDAPKLLLLHGFPSSSHMFRELIPLLADRFHIVAPDLPGFGLSDMPSRDAFSYTFENIANVIDRFTDVIGFDRYAVYVFDYGAPTGFRLALKHPERITAIVSQNGNAYEEGLSDGWDPIRAYWQEPSQANRDALRPLLTEQTTQWQYTHGVPDASAVSPDGYSLDDYYMNRHGAHEVQLDLFGDYRSNVGLYPAFQAYFRKHQPKLLAVWGKNDPFFLPPGAEAFKRDIPHADVRFFDTGHFALETHATEIAAAIGEFLA
- a CDS encoding molybdopterin-dependent oxidoreductase; this encodes MKSDDKKIMRLDRASILADARRELDMPSRRLFGKRMLTLGGLSLLTGCSITDDDSVNKFLTAVSRLNDRAQALLFDPTRLAPTYTELQLTRPFPFNAYYGIDDVPHVDGGDYRLKVGGLVTGQRVWTLPELYALPHAEQITRHICVEGWSAIGRWGGTPFSEFLRRVGADTTAKYVGFRCADDYYESIDMPTALHSQTLLTFEYDGERLPAKYGYPMKLRMPTKLGYKNPKHIVEMFVTNTYPGGYWVDQGYNWFGGS
- a CDS encoding zinc-binding alcohol dehydrogenase family protein codes for the protein MRAIVLEKFGGLDSLVYAEIPEPEPLEGHVVIEIKAFGINHAEMHMRRGEWAEAAKVSGIECVGIVKSCPGGEFPVGAKVAALMGGLGRTINGSYAQFTRAPVSNVALIESDLPWAELAALPETYATAWTCLFRNLEIKAGQTVVIRGATSSFGQAAVNLAVNAGAKVIATTRSQARFAKLEAMGVTRVEVEGPDLSKRMAEAKQIDAVLDLVGNSTILDSLAMLRRGGRACLAGWLGGLAPIADFNPLLQMSSGVYLSFFGSFVFGTPGFPLSDVPLQAIAADVAAGRFDAKPSRVFTFDEIHEAHRVMEANEANGKMVVVH
- a CDS encoding DUF1109 domain-containing protein: MKTDDLIGLLSTQVTRIDRGTVARRFATALPLGALGSVILMAIVFGVRPDLASIARTPMFWAKVAYPFVVAVGALIAVSRLGRPGARAGYAWALVGLPFVAVWLAGWLVVQSAAPGERLPIVLGQSWRTCPFNILLLSVPTLPAVFWAMKSLAPTRLRLAGAVAGLLASAIATVAYCLHCPEMSPAFWSVWYAIGMMLPVCIGAWFGPRFLRW
- a CDS encoding cytochrome b/b6 domain-containing protein — its product is MQTTLTPAQDTTRRAPPIHPVWLRVTHWLNALAALIMMFSGWRIYDASPIFRGFVIPPSITLGGWLGGALQWHFAAMWLLVFNGIAYLALNLASGRFRMKFFPLSPRAVLRDLLAALTGKLSHTNLEQYNAVQKLAYLVVVIDLMVLVLSGLAIWKSVQFPLLRELMGGYDNARIVHFCAMAVMAAFVVVHVAMVALVPRSFLTMLRGR
- a CDS encoding sigma-70 family RNA polymerase sigma factor, coding for MQEAESRLKALFVAGLAGDQNAYRGFLQALTRHLRGYLRKRLPQHHADVEDLVQEILLAVHNARHTYRTDEPLTAWLHAIARYKLMDFFRSRARRESLHDPLDDHAEFLAVIDDEPAQARHDIGKLLDDLPDKQRLPIVHMKLEGLSVTETARMTGLSESAVKVGVHRGLKALAARIRGLR